The Fuscovulum sp. sequence GGAGAGTGGATTGCGATAACCGCTGTGATCCAGCGCGCGGACCATGCGGGCCACGACATCAGCCGATTGGGTGAAATCCAGCCGCGCGGCGGCGGCGGGGCGGTCAGCGCGGCGATAGACATGGCGGGTGCCTGCGCCCTGCGGGCGGCGCGGGTGACCACCTGCGGCCAGCGCGGTGATCACCTCGGGGAAGCTGTCGACGGCGGCGTCAAAGCAGCGGGCGTTCAGGGTGAAGGCGGTGTCGTCAGCGGCGATGTCGATGTCGCGGGTGGCCAGCACCTCGCCTTCATCAATGCCGCTGGTCATCAGATGCCATGTGATCGCGTGGCGCGGCTCGCCCGCCAGAAGCGCCCAGACCGGGGCATTCAGGCCCGCATAGCCGGGCAGCGGGCCATCGTGGAAGTTCACGCCGCCTTGCGTGGCGCGGGCCAGCACGGCATCGGGAACAAGCGACAGATTGGCGATGGAGAGAACCCAGTCGACCGTCAGATCGGCGGTGCGGGCGGGCAGGCCCGCGCCGGGGGCCAGCACCGGCAAGCCACGACCCGCCGCCCATTCGGCGACCCGCGCTTCACGCGTGACGACCGCGGCGATGCGGTGGCCCCGGTCAAGCCAGAGGTTGCCACATTCGGCGGTCAGGCTTTCATTGCCGATGAGGAGTGCAGAAAGGGTCATTGATCGTGTCCTGTCATTCGGCAGCAAGTTTGCGGGCTTCTGGTGCTACGGGATGGCTGGCTTCGGCCTCGGCCAGCGCGGCGCGCAGCCGGGCGGCAAGCACCCGGACGTTGGGTTCAAGCACCATGGAATCGTGGTCACCCGGCACTTCGACCACCTCGATCTGGGGTGCGTAGGGGGTCCATTCATTATCGGCGAAGACGTATTCGCGGCCACTGTTCACCCAGTTGCCGCCCGTCACCTTCCAGCGCCGGTCCAGCGGCGGACGGTAGAGGATGACGCGGCCCCCGGTCCAACCCTCGAGCGTGTAGACGCCGATGGCATGGCGGAAGGCGGCCTCGATCGAGGCGTTGTGGAAGGACGGAACCGTCGTGTCAGGTTCGCCCGCGGCGATGGCCTTGCGCGAACGTTCCCATTCGATGCGGCGGCGCGCCCAATCGGCAAGGAAGCGGACGCCGCCCTTGCGCAGTTCGGCGCCCTTGATCATCGCGCGATCAGCGCGGCTGAGCGGTTTGGGCACCGGCATCGGCGTATCGAGAAGGACAATGATCGCCACCTCTTCGCCCGCTGCGCGCAACTGGCGGCCCATTTCCCAGGCGGTCAGACCGCCACCCGAGAAGCCGCCCAGCAGATACGGGCCGTGCGGTTGGATCTGGCGCAGTTCTTCGATGCAACTGGTGGCGGCCTCTTCCAGCGTGTCATGCGGGGCGGCGTCGCCGAACAGGCCGCGCGCCTGCAACCCGTAGAAGGGCCGGTCGCTGCCCACGAGATGGGCCAGATGGCGCAGGTTCAGCACGTTGCCGAACATCCCTGCCACAAGGAAGAAGGGCGTGCGCGGGCCGCCATCGCGGGCATGCATGGGCACCAGATGGGTGAATTTCGGCCCCGCCGGGTTGGCCTTGGCGGCGGGATCGGCGGCCTTTTCATCCTCGGGGCCCAACTGTTCCGCGATCAGGGCGGCGCAACGGGCGATCGTCGGTGCCTCGAACAGGACCGAGATCGGGAAATCGAGCTTCCACTGGCGGCGGATCATCGCGAAGAGGCGCACGGCAATTAGGGAATGGCCGCCGAGGGCGAAGAAGTCATCCTCGACCCCGACTTCGGCCACGCCCAGAAGCTCGGACCAGAAGCCCACGAGCGTGCGTTCCACCTCGGTTCTGGGGGCGACATAGGCGCTTTCCAGATCGGGGCGGGCGAAGCCCGGGCCTTCGGCATCTGCGGGGCGTTCGCTGGCCTCGGCCTGACGCACCAAAGCGTGCAGATCAAGCGAGGAGACCAGCACCTGTGCCTGATCCGCGGCAAGGGCGCGCATGAAGGCTTCGGCCCCTTCGGCCGGACGGATGCCGTCTTCCAGCGCCTGCATCATCCGCGCCTCGGCTGGCGAGGCAGAGCGGGCGGCGGATTCGTCGGCGATGACCTCGGCCGGGGTGGCCGGGGCGGGGCGTGCAAGGACCAGTGCCGCGCTGACCGAACGGAAGGCGATGCCGGAGACCTCGACCAGGATACGCCCTGACGGATCGGTCAAGGTCACGTCAAAGCTGGCGTTTTCCGGGCTGGGTGTGCCCTTGATGCGGACCCATGACCGGATTTCAGACGGCAGTGGCGCGAAGACGCGGACCGTGCCCGAGGTGACGGGAACCCAGATTTCGCCTTCTGGCGCTTCGGGCAGCAGGGCGAGGCCCCAGCCGGTGCCGATGTCATAGAGCGCGGGATGGAGCGCCGAGGTTTCGGCGTCCTTCACGGCATGGGCGGGAAGGGAGAGGGTCGCCAGACCCTCGGCTTCGCCAAGGGCCGTATGGCGCAGCACCTGCCAGCGCGGGCCAAAGGCCACGCGGTCTTCTTGTGCGCTGGGCAGGGCAACGCCGTCGCGCGCGCTTTGCCGGTTTGCACAGCGGGCGGCGATCGGGGCAAGGTCAAGCGTGCCGGGGCTGTCGGGCAGAGTTGCAACCTCGGCCTCTACGGCCAGCGCCCAGCCTGCGGTTTCGCGGATACGCGCCTCGATTCGGTGAGAGCCATCGCGCTGACGGGTCAGTGTGACGCGCAGATCGCGGGGCGCATCAGATTCAAGCCGGATCGGCCGCAGGACGGTGAGACCGGTAAGTGTAAAGGCGGGCGCTGCACCAAGGGCAGAAAGCGCCTCGGCGGTGATTTCGGGCCATGCGGCGCCGGGCAGGATGGCGGTGCCATCCTTCAGGCGGTGGTCATCCATCACCCATTGCGCGGTGGAGAGCGTGGTCGAGAAGCGCGCGCCGGTATCCGTGCGGGCCATGCGTTCCAGGATCGGCAGGCCGGGAAGCGGCGCGTCGGCGGCGGCATCGCCCTGACGGCGGGCGGCGGCGTCGGCGGCCATGCCGATACCGGACCAGATGCCCCAGTCGATGGCGGTGACCTTGGTCTTGCCCCCCGCGCGGTGCCGCGCGAAGGCGTTGAGGTATTCGTTGGCCGCCACGTAATCGGATTGCCCCGCAGGGGCGATCACGGTGGAGGTGGACGAGAACAGCACCAGATGCGCAAGGCTGCCATCGGGAAGCAGGCTGTCGAGCAGTTTGGTGCCGTGGACCTTGGGCGACAGGACGGATTCTGCAGCGCCGGGATCCTTGCCCAGAAGGGGCGCGTCATCGACCATGCCCGCGGCGTGGACCAGGCCATGGATCGGGCCAAGCTCGACCCGGACACGATCCAGCGCTGTGCGCATGTCTTCGGGGTTGCAGACATCGGCGGCCAGCGCAAGCACCGGGCCAAGCTGTTCTAGCCGTTTCAGGACGCCCGCACGGGCGCTGCCTGCGGCGGGCAGGCTGCGGCCGATCAGGGCGACCTTGGCCCCGTTTTCGCGCATCAGCCGTTCGGCCACGGTCACACCGATGCCGCCAAGGCCGCCCGTGATGACCCAGACCGAACCTTGCGGAATATCGACCGCTTCGGGCAGGGGCGCGGGGGCGAGACGGGTTTCAAAGCGGCGGCTGCCGCGCAGGGCGGCGACGGTGTTCGCCGGAGAGGCGAGCATCTCTTCGAGCACGAGGTTGACGGTTTCCGCCGGGATCGCATGGCGCGCTTCGGGCAGGGCCACATCTAGCAACGCAGCGGTCAGACCCGGCAATTCGCGCGGCATCACGCGGACGGGGCCGGAGACGGCGGATTTTTCGGGGTAGGGCAGCGCCTCCTTGCGGACCTGCGCGGCACCTGACGTGATGACGGTCAGATGCGGCAGGGGCTTCAGACCCGCTTCGCCCATGGCCTGGCCAAGGAAGAACAGGCTCCAGAACCCCTGTTCCAGATTGCGGTGGAAGAAGCTGGAGCCGGGGCGGAAGGTTTCCGCATCCGTCACCAGCCAGAAATGGGCGATGCGGGCGGGGGTCAGATCACGCAGGGCGAGATCGGCGATCAGGGCCTCATACCCTTCGCGTCCGTGTTCGGGGGCGAGGGTGTAGGTTTCATCCCCGGTGCGGGCAAAGGCATCGCCGGCATGAACGGTGATGACGCGATGGCCGCCAGCGCGCAGGCGCTGCACGGCGGCGCGGGCAAGCCCGGCCTCATCGGCAAAAACCAACCATGTCAGGGGGGCGCCCAGTTCGCTTTCCACATCGACAAGGCAGTCGGACGGGGCCGCGCGCCAGGCGAGGCGATAGCCGAAATCCACCAGATTGCGATGGCGAGTGGGCAGGATGTCAGCCTCTTGCACTGCGGCGGGAAGGCTGGGTTCGACGAAGTAGCGCGAGCGTTGGAAAGGATAGGTCGGCAGCGGCACGCGGCGGCGTTTGGCATCGCCCCACAGTTGCGACCAGTCGGTCGCCGCGCCGCAGGCCCAAAGGCGGCCCAGCGTGGCGATGAAATGGCGGTCATCGGACACGGTATCATCGGGGTGGCGCAGGCTGGCGGGGACGGGCTGGCCGCCCATCGCGCCATTGGCCTGTGCCA is a genomic window containing:
- a CDS encoding SDR family NAD(P)-dependent oxidoreductase encodes the protein MDTDDTHIAIVGMAAHLPGAPDVGSYWTNLREGRSAVRRLTEEELIAAGESPAMLKNPAYVPFAAPLDGFDRFDAEFFGFSPKEAAILDPQHRHFLEVAWEALETAGHPPESFKGRIGVFAGCGMGSYFYFNLCSNRALVDSTGMFLLRHTGNDKDFLSTRVSHIFDLKGPSLSVQTACSTSLVAVHYAVQALLNGECDMALAGGVTIELPQNRGYIYKEGEVLSPDGVCHAFDHRGQGTVFGSGAGTVVLRRLSDAIADGDHIWAVIRGSAVNNDGAAKAGYLAPSVEGQAACIAEAMQVAGVPADSVDYIECHGTGTYLGDPIEVAALTEAFRRTTSDTGFARIGSVKTNIGHLDTAAGVASLIKAALSLHHRQMPPSLNFESPNPAIDFDNSPFRVNDRLTDWPRRKGPRRAGINSLGVGGTNAHVVLEEAPELAVSEGSDWPFQLITLSARSQTALNEASQRLAAHLRAHPEQPLADVAHTLKEGRRAFEHRRVLVAASHEEAARMLEAADPRRVFTQRRVGDTPDVVFMFPGGGAQYPNMARDLYETEPVFAEWMDRGLAILGKLTTEDIRALWLPEPGAEAQAGETLRRPSLQLPLILIVEIALARLWESWGVRPAALIGHSMGENAAACIAGVMTLEGVIGLVHLRGKLFDTVPAGGMLSVPLSESALAPYLGDLDIASVNAPELTVVSGSDAGLQSLAERLRADGVETTRIAINIAAHSRMLEPILADFRAHLAGMTLSPPQIPIISNRTGQPLTAEQATSPDYWVAHLRGTVRFADGIAKLREKADRVYLEVGPGRALATLAQANGAMGGQPVPASLRHPDDTVSDDRHFIATLGRLWACGAATDWSQLWGDAKRRRVPLPTYPFQRSRYFVEPSLPAAVQEADILPTRHRNLVDFGYRLAWRAAPSDCLVDVESELGAPLTWLVFADEAGLARAAVQRLRAGGHRVITVHAGDAFARTGDETYTLAPEHGREGYEALIADLALRDLTPARIAHFWLVTDAETFRPGSSFFHRNLEQGFWSLFFLGQAMGEAGLKPLPHLTVITSGAAQVRKEALPYPEKSAVSGPVRVMPRELPGLTAALLDVALPEARHAIPAETVNLVLEEMLASPANTVAALRGSRRFETRLAPAPLPEAVDIPQGSVWVITGGLGGIGVTVAERLMRENGAKVALIGRSLPAAGSARAGVLKRLEQLGPVLALAADVCNPEDMRTALDRVRVELGPIHGLVHAAGMVDDAPLLGKDPGAAESVLSPKVHGTKLLDSLLPDGSLAHLVLFSSTSTVIAPAGQSDYVAANEYLNAFARHRAGGKTKVTAIDWGIWSGIGMAADAAARRQGDAAADAPLPGLPILERMARTDTGARFSTTLSTAQWVMDDHRLKDGTAILPGAAWPEITAEALSALGAAPAFTLTGLTVLRPIRLESDAPRDLRVTLTRQRDGSHRIEARIRETAGWALAVEAEVATLPDSPGTLDLAPIAARCANRQSARDGVALPSAQEDRVAFGPRWQVLRHTALGEAEGLATLSLPAHAVKDAETSALHPALYDIGTGWGLALLPEAPEGEIWVPVTSGTVRVFAPLPSEIRSWVRIKGTPSPENASFDVTLTDPSGRILVEVSGIAFRSVSAALVLARPAPATPAEVIADESAARSASPAEARMMQALEDGIRPAEGAEAFMRALAADQAQVLVSSLDLHALVRQAEASERPADAEGPGFARPDLESAYVAPRTEVERTLVGFWSELLGVAEVGVEDDFFALGGHSLIAVRLFAMIRRQWKLDFPISVLFEAPTIARCAALIAEQLGPEDEKAADPAAKANPAGPKFTHLVPMHARDGGPRTPFFLVAGMFGNVLNLRHLAHLVGSDRPFYGLQARGLFGDAAPHDTLEEAATSCIEELRQIQPHGPYLLGGFSGGGLTAWEMGRQLRAAGEEVAIIVLLDTPMPVPKPLSRADRAMIKGAELRKGGVRFLADWARRRIEWERSRKAIAAGEPDTTVPSFHNASIEAAFRHAIGVYTLEGWTGGRVILYRPPLDRRWKVTGGNWVNSGREYVFADNEWTPYAPQIEVVEVPGDHDSMVLEPNVRVLAARLRAALAEAEASHPVAPEARKLAAE